The proteins below are encoded in one region of Aeromonas jandaei:
- a CDS encoding lysine decarboxylase CadA, whose product MNIIAILNHLGVFFKEEPIRQLQASLERKGFEVVYPVDVADLLKLIEKNPRVCGAIFDWDKYSLGLCKEIHDRNEKLPIFAFANDQSTLDIHLTDLRLNVHFFEYRLGMADDIALKMGQATQEYQDAILPPFTKALFKYVEEGKYTFCTPGHMGGTAFQMSPAGSIFYDFYGPNAFKADVSISMPELGSLLDHSGPHKEAEEYIARTFNADRSYIVTNGTSTANKIVGMYSAPAGSTVLVDRNCHKSLTHLMMMNDVTPIYFRPTRNAYGILGGIPQSEFSRDTIAAKVAATPGAQAPRYAVVTNSTYDGLLYNTGFIKESLDTPYIHFDSAWVPYTNFSPIYEGKCGMSGEAMPGKVFYETQSTHKLLAAFSQASMIHIKGDVEEETFNEAFMMHTSTSPQYGIVASTEISAAMMRGNTGKRLIKDSIDRAISFRKEIKRLRDQSEGWFFDVWQPDNIDTVECWKLDPKDDWHGFKDIDDNHMYLDPIKVTLLTPGMGRDGQLLEKGIPASLVSKFLDERGIVVEKTGPYNMLFLFSIGIDQSKAMQLLRALTEFKRGYDLNLTIKSILPSLYREDPSFYEGMRIQELAQRIHELTSKYRLPELMFKAFDVLPEMKMTPHAAWQQELAGNVVEVPLRDMVNRISANMILPYPPGVPLVLPGEMVTKDSLPVLEFLEMLCEIGAHYPGFETDIHGLYRQADGSYTVKVLR is encoded by the coding sequence ATGAATATCATTGCCATCCTCAACCACCTCGGCGTTTTCTTTAAAGAAGAACCCATTCGCCAGCTGCAAGCCTCCCTCGAGCGCAAGGGTTTCGAGGTTGTTTATCCGGTCGACGTCGCCGACCTGCTGAAACTGATCGAGAAGAACCCCCGCGTTTGCGGCGCCATCTTCGACTGGGACAAATACTCTCTGGGTCTGTGCAAGGAGATCCACGATCGCAACGAGAAGCTGCCGATCTTCGCCTTCGCCAACGACCAGTCCACCCTGGACATTCACCTGACCGACCTGCGTCTGAACGTCCACTTCTTCGAGTACCGTCTCGGCATGGCTGACGACATCGCCCTCAAGATGGGTCAGGCCACTCAGGAGTATCAGGACGCGATCCTGCCGCCGTTCACCAAGGCGTTGTTCAAATACGTGGAAGAGGGCAAATACACCTTCTGTACTCCGGGTCACATGGGCGGTACCGCCTTCCAGATGAGCCCGGCCGGCAGCATCTTCTATGACTTCTACGGCCCGAACGCGTTCAAGGCTGACGTCTCCATCTCCATGCCGGAGCTGGGCTCCCTGCTGGATCACTCAGGTCCGCACAAGGAAGCCGAAGAGTACATCGCCCGTACCTTCAACGCCGATCGCTCCTACATCGTTACCAACGGCACCTCCACTGCCAACAAGATCGTCGGCATGTACTCCGCGCCGGCCGGCAGCACAGTGCTGGTTGACCGTAACTGCCACAAGTCGCTCACTCACCTGATGATGATGAACGACGTGACGCCGATCTACTTCCGTCCGACCCGCAACGCCTACGGCATTCTGGGTGGTATCCCGCAGAGCGAATTCAGCCGCGACACCATCGCTGCCAAGGTTGCCGCGACACCGGGTGCCCAGGCTCCCCGTTACGCCGTCGTCACCAACTCCACCTATGATGGCCTGCTCTACAACACCGGCTTCATCAAGGAGAGTCTGGATACTCCTTACATCCACTTCGACAGTGCCTGGGTGCCTTACACCAACTTCAGCCCGATCTATGAAGGCAAGTGCGGCATGAGCGGCGAAGCGATGCCGGGCAAGGTGTTCTACGAAACCCAGTCCACCCACAAGCTGCTGGCGGCCTTCTCCCAGGCCTCGATGATCCACATCAAGGGTGACGTGGAGGAAGAGACCTTCAACGAAGCCTTCATGATGCACACCTCCACCTCGCCGCAGTACGGCATCGTGGCCTCTACCGAGATCTCTGCTGCCATGATGCGTGGCAACACCGGCAAGCGTCTGATCAAGGACTCCATCGATCGCGCCATCTCCTTCCGCAAAGAGATCAAGCGTCTGCGTGATCAGAGCGAAGGCTGGTTCTTCGACGTATGGCAGCCGGACAACATCGACACCGTCGAGTGCTGGAAGCTGGATCCGAAAGATGACTGGCACGGCTTCAAGGACATCGATGACAACCACATGTACCTGGATCCGATCAAGGTCACTCTGCTGACTCCGGGTATGGGTCGTGACGGCCAGCTGCTGGAGAAGGGCATCCCTGCCTCTCTGGTCTCCAAGTTCCTGGACGAGCGCGGCATCGTGGTCGAGAAGACCGGCCCCTACAACATGCTGTTCCTCTTCTCCATCGGTATCGATCAGTCCAAGGCGATGCAGCTGCTGCGCGCCCTGACCGAGTTCAAGCGTGGCTACGACCTGAACCTGACCATCAAGAGCATCCTGCCGAGCCTCTATCGTGAAGACCCGAGCTTCTACGAAGGGATGCGCATCCAGGAGCTGGCGCAGCGCATTCACGAGCTGACCAGCAAGTACCGTCTGCCAGAGCTGATGTTCAAGGCGTTCGACGTACTGCCGGAGATGAAGATGACTCCGCACGCTGCATGGCAGCAGGAGCTGGCCGGCAACGTGGTGGAAGTGCCGCTGCGTGACATGGTGAACCGCATCAGCGCCAACATGATCCTGCCGTACCCGCCGGGAGTACCGCTGGTTCTGCCGGGCGAGATGGTGACCAAGGATTCTCTGCCGGTGCTCGAGTTCCTCGAGATGCTGTGCGAGATCGGTGCTCACTACCCGGGCTTCGAGACCGACATCCACGGCCTCTATCGTCAGGCCGATGGCAGCTACACCGTCAAGGTGCTGCGTTAA
- the pdxY gene encoding pyridoxal kinase PdxY has product MKRVLSIQSHVVFGCAGNSAAVFPMRRLGIEVWPMNTVQFSNHTQYSEGWQGMVMPAGHIAQLVDGLAEIGVLARCDALLSGYLGSAEQGEEILAAVARLKACNPGALYFCDPVMGHPDKGCIVAPGVTDFFRERALPRADLLAPNLLELEQLTGRDIGNVSQALAACQQLREQGVKMVLVKHLGKAGFAMDRFEMLLVCEEGAFHLSRPLYPFARHPIGVGDLLSATMLANLLAGFTPVVAFERTNASVDAVLARTWLTGAYELQLVAAQHEMALPLVRTRATRLE; this is encoded by the coding sequence ATGAAGCGAGTGCTCTCCATTCAATCCCATGTGGTCTTTGGCTGTGCCGGCAACAGTGCCGCCGTCTTTCCCATGCGTCGCCTCGGCATCGAGGTGTGGCCGATGAACACGGTGCAGTTCTCCAACCACACCCAGTACAGTGAGGGGTGGCAGGGGATGGTGATGCCGGCGGGCCATATCGCCCAGCTGGTGGATGGGCTGGCGGAGATTGGCGTGCTGGCTAGGTGCGATGCGCTGCTCAGCGGCTACCTCGGATCGGCCGAGCAGGGGGAGGAGATCCTGGCGGCAGTGGCCCGGCTCAAGGCGTGCAATCCCGGTGCCCTCTACTTCTGCGATCCCGTGATGGGTCACCCGGACAAGGGGTGCATAGTAGCGCCCGGCGTCACCGACTTTTTCCGGGAGCGGGCCTTGCCCCGCGCCGACCTGCTGGCCCCCAACCTGCTGGAGCTGGAACAGCTGACCGGTCGCGACATCGGCAATGTCTCGCAGGCGCTGGCGGCGTGCCAGCAGCTGCGCGAACAGGGGGTCAAGATGGTGTTGGTAAAGCATCTGGGCAAGGCCGGCTTTGCCATGGATCGCTTCGAGATGCTGCTGGTGTGCGAGGAGGGGGCGTTTCACCTCTCGCGTCCGCTCTACCCTTTTGCCCGCCACCCCATCGGGGTCGGGGATCTGCTAAGCGCCACCATGCTGGCCAATCTGCTGGCCGGTTTCACTCCGGTGGTGGCGTTCGAGCGCACCAACGCCAGTGTCGATGCGGTGCTGGCTCGCACCTGGCTGACGGGGGCCTACGAGCTGCAACTGGTGGCGGCACAACACGAGATGGCGTTGCCGCTGGTGCGTACCCGGGCCACTCGCCTTGAGTAG
- a CDS encoding PliI family lysozyme inhibitor of I-type lysozyme, which yields MKTLLMTLGLLTLPLTGQAAESFFKQLTLPSGQVITVAEGRGEPASIGSYDVRLYSGANPQFPLDQFIDGKVLPRDGSIKELKLLDLNGDKQPELVVIMESAGSGSYLSADAFTISAQEGLDTFNHVEGLGPKEDVIEALKDPKD from the coding sequence ATGAAAACCTTGCTGATGACACTCGGTCTGCTCACTCTGCCCTTGACCGGCCAGGCAGCGGAGAGCTTCTTCAAACAGCTGACACTCCCCTCCGGTCAGGTGATCACGGTGGCTGAAGGACGCGGTGAACCCGCCTCCATCGGCAGCTACGATGTGCGCCTCTACTCCGGCGCCAATCCCCAGTTCCCGCTGGATCAGTTCATCGACGGCAAGGTGCTGCCGCGCGATGGCTCCATCAAGGAGCTGAAATTACTGGATCTCAACGGTGACAAGCAGCCCGAGCTGGTGGTCATCATGGAGAGCGCCGGCAGCGGCAGCTACCTGAGCGCCGACGCCTTTACCATCAGTGCGCAGGAGGGGCTCGACACCTTCAACCATGTCGAGGGACTCGGCCCCAAGGAGGATGTGATCGAGGCGCTCAAGGATCCCAAGGATTAA
- a CDS encoding M13 family metallopeptidase — protein sequence MNNKKSILAGLIGLALLAGCSQAPESAPKHSGLALANMDTRVKPGDDFFRYVNGKWLATAKIPDDRPADGAFYMLRDKSLADVRILVEGLAHQQAATGTPTQQIRDLYASYLDQAGRDAKGLTPLAPALADIDRIHDQAALARAFAQSGRMGGGAPFGIWIDADAKAPDRYAVYLYQGGLGLPDRDYYLKQDPDSQALRQKYQQHIAAMLSRLGESDPSGKAKRILALETRLATIQWDNVALRDREKNYNKRPASELVRLAPHLDWQAYLDAAGIAAQPDLVIGQPTYLSALDQVMAQTPIADWQAYLKWQLLTDYAPYLDSETDRANFAFYGTTLSGTPKQRASWERGLGVLNDHLGEAVGQLYVARYFPPAAKERMEQLVENLRTAYRQSIEELDWMSPETKTQALEKLAKFRPKIGYPDKWKDYSAIAIKPDDLVGNLQRSQAFEYADNLARLGKPVDRDEWHMSPQTVNAYYNPSNNEIVFPAAILQPPFFDMTADDAVNYGAIGGVIGHEMGHGFDDQGAKSDGDGMMRDWWTPQDLKEFRFRTSRLVAQYNRFEPINGQFVNGQFTLGENIGDLGGLTIAHKAYELSLDGKEAPVLDGFTGEQRFFLGWAQVWKGMYRPELMQMLLRSDPHSPPEYRVNGVVPNIPAFYEAFNIQPGDKLYLPPQKRVKIW from the coding sequence ATGAACAACAAGAAAAGCATTCTGGCCGGCCTTATCGGGCTGGCCCTGTTGGCTGGTTGCAGCCAGGCGCCCGAGAGCGCGCCGAAACACTCCGGACTGGCGCTGGCCAATATGGACACCCGGGTCAAACCCGGCGATGACTTCTTCCGCTACGTCAACGGCAAGTGGCTCGCCACCGCCAAGATCCCCGACGATCGCCCCGCCGATGGTGCCTTCTACATGCTGCGGGACAAATCCCTCGCCGATGTGCGGATACTGGTCGAGGGGCTGGCCCATCAACAGGCCGCTACCGGCACGCCAACCCAACAGATCCGCGATCTCTACGCCAGTTATCTGGATCAGGCTGGCCGCGACGCCAAGGGGCTCACCCCGCTGGCGCCGGCGCTGGCCGATATCGACCGGATCCACGATCAGGCGGCACTGGCCCGCGCCTTTGCCCAAAGTGGCCGTATGGGCGGTGGCGCGCCGTTCGGCATCTGGATCGATGCCGACGCCAAGGCGCCGGATCGCTATGCGGTCTACCTCTATCAGGGCGGGCTGGGGCTGCCGGATCGCGACTACTACCTCAAGCAGGATCCCGACAGTCAGGCGCTGCGCCAGAAGTACCAGCAACATATCGCCGCCATGCTGAGTCGCCTCGGTGAATCTGATCCGAGCGGCAAGGCCAAGCGGATTCTCGCCCTCGAAACCCGGCTCGCCACCATCCAGTGGGACAACGTCGCGCTGCGGGATCGGGAGAAGAACTACAACAAACGCCCCGCCAGCGAGCTGGTACGTTTAGCCCCTCACCTCGACTGGCAAGCCTATCTCGATGCGGCCGGCATTGCCGCCCAACCGGATCTCGTCATCGGTCAGCCGACCTATCTGAGCGCGCTGGATCAGGTGATGGCCCAGACCCCCATCGCCGACTGGCAGGCCTACCTCAAGTGGCAACTGCTGACCGACTACGCCCCCTATCTCGACAGCGAGACCGACCGGGCCAACTTCGCCTTCTACGGCACCACGTTGAGCGGCACGCCCAAGCAGCGGGCCAGCTGGGAGCGTGGGCTGGGGGTGCTGAACGATCATCTGGGTGAAGCGGTCGGCCAGCTCTATGTGGCCCGCTACTTCCCGCCTGCGGCCAAGGAGCGGATGGAGCAGCTGGTTGAGAACCTGCGCACCGCCTATCGCCAGAGCATTGAAGAGCTCGACTGGATGTCGCCGGAGACCAAGACCCAGGCGCTCGAGAAGCTGGCCAAGTTCCGACCCAAGATCGGCTATCCGGACAAGTGGAAGGATTACAGCGCCATCGCCATCAAACCGGACGATCTGGTGGGCAACCTGCAGCGCTCGCAAGCCTTCGAGTATGCCGACAATCTGGCTCGCCTCGGCAAGCCGGTCGATCGGGACGAGTGGCACATGTCGCCCCAGACGGTGAATGCCTACTACAACCCGAGCAACAACGAGATCGTCTTCCCGGCGGCCATTTTGCAGCCCCCCTTCTTCGACATGACAGCGGATGACGCAGTCAACTACGGCGCCATCGGCGGGGTCATTGGCCACGAGATGGGCCACGGTTTTGATGATCAGGGGGCCAAATCCGACGGCGACGGCATGATGCGCGACTGGTGGACGCCGCAGGATCTCAAGGAGTTCCGCTTCCGCACCAGCCGGCTGGTGGCCCAGTACAACCGCTTCGAGCCCATCAACGGTCAGTTCGTCAACGGCCAGTTCACCCTGGGCGAGAACATCGGCGATCTGGGCGGCCTCACCATCGCCCACAAGGCCTACGAGCTGTCGCTGGATGGCAAGGAGGCGCCGGTACTGGATGGCTTTACCGGCGAGCAGCGCTTCTTCCTCGGCTGGGCGCAGGTGTGGAAAGGGATGTATCGTCCCGAACTGATGCAGATGTTGCTGCGCTCCGACCCCCACTCGCCACCCGAGTACCGGGTCAACGGCGTGGTGCCAAACATTCCCGCCTTCTACGAGGCATTCAACATCCAGCCGGGGGACAAGCTCTATCTGCCGCCCCAGAAACGGGTGAAGATCTGGTAA
- the tilS gene encoding tRNA lysidine(34) synthetase TilS: protein MISHLYSRFCQTLPEPEGSTRLLVAFSGGLDSTLLLVLAAQFAREHGLPLRALHVHHGLSPHADEWVAHCELVCQQLAVPLIVERVTLARGNGESLEAQARTARYQRLMTHMTEGEWLLTAHHQDDQLETLLLALKRGAGLRGLAGILPSQPFAGGLLLRPLLDISRAELAEVAATLPYGWVEDESNQDVSYDRNFLRQTLIPQLKARWPAIARTAARSMALCAEQEALLDELAESDWQLAGEGDALHIGPLHALSPTRRNNLLRYWIRRQGGEMPSREQLARLWQEVALARPDANPQLNWGGLSCRRFQERLYLVAPDLQPCHQVLPLTPGEPLTLPDGLGELVVRMEKAGEGLLRLPRPQEPLSVRFGVVPGAMLKPVGRGGSRRLKKLLQEYGVPSWQRGRIPILYYGEQVAAVVGLFVCDGFMAEQEGLSYQWLPTQEGLLLPEQEPE from the coding sequence ATGATTTCTCATCTTTATTCTCGCTTTTGTCAGACTCTGCCAGAACCGGAAGGTTCCACTCGCCTGCTGGTGGCCTTCAGCGGTGGCCTCGACTCCACCCTGCTGCTGGTGCTGGCAGCGCAGTTTGCCCGTGAGCACGGCTTGCCGCTTCGGGCGCTGCACGTGCACCACGGTCTCAGCCCCCATGCCGACGAGTGGGTGGCTCATTGCGAGTTGGTCTGCCAGCAGCTGGCGGTGCCGCTCATTGTCGAGCGGGTAACCCTTGCCCGCGGCAATGGCGAGAGTCTGGAAGCGCAGGCACGCACCGCCCGCTACCAGCGGCTGATGACGCACATGACGGAGGGGGAGTGGCTGCTCACCGCTCACCATCAGGATGATCAGCTGGAGACCCTGCTGCTGGCCCTCAAGCGCGGCGCCGGTCTGCGCGGTCTGGCCGGCATCTTGCCAAGCCAGCCCTTTGCTGGCGGTCTGCTGCTGCGGCCGCTGCTCGATATCAGCCGAGCCGAACTGGCCGAGGTTGCCGCCACCCTGCCTTATGGTTGGGTCGAGGATGAGAGCAATCAGGATGTGAGTTATGACCGCAATTTTCTGCGCCAGACGCTTATCCCCCAACTCAAGGCGCGCTGGCCTGCCATTGCCCGTACTGCGGCCCGCAGCATGGCGCTGTGCGCCGAGCAGGAGGCGCTGCTGGACGAGCTGGCCGAGAGCGACTGGCAGCTGGCCGGCGAAGGGGATGCGCTCCATATCGGCCCGCTGCATGCACTCTCGCCGACCCGGCGCAACAACCTGCTGCGCTACTGGATCCGCCGTCAGGGGGGGGAGATGCCATCGCGCGAACAGCTTGCCCGGTTGTGGCAGGAGGTGGCGCTGGCGCGGCCCGATGCCAATCCGCAGCTCAACTGGGGTGGCCTGAGTTGCCGCCGTTTTCAGGAGCGCCTCTATCTGGTCGCCCCGGATCTGCAACCTTGTCATCAGGTGTTGCCGTTGACGCCGGGCGAGCCGCTGACTCTGCCGGATGGGTTGGGTGAACTGGTGGTGCGTATGGAAAAAGCGGGAGAGGGGTTGCTGCGTTTGCCCCGGCCACAGGAGCCTCTGTCGGTACGCTTTGGCGTGGTGCCGGGCGCCATGCTGAAGCCGGTGGGACGTGGTGGCAGTCGCCGCTTGAAGAAGCTGTTGCAGGAGTACGGCGTTCCTTCGTGGCAGCGGGGGCGGATCCCTATCCTCTACTATGGCGAGCAGGTAGCGGCTGTGGTCGGACTCTTTGTCTGCGACGGATTTATGGCAGAGCAGGAGGGGCTTTCATATCAATGGTTGCCAACGCAAGAGGGGTTGCTGTTGCCTGAGCAGGAACCTGAGTAA
- a CDS encoding GGDEF domain-containing protein: MENRSSLNGFSHGIEQWVRQMERLTPLPSVERNQLLEQLLGQHELGGLLTTFADRAAKIVRIHSLYMDGSHPHVLIQHPPMATLNLHSYLFELRGQHEQLLGQLHYELEHPLSGSQQRVLLQYHQLLSLLLPLYMRLEKLDQQVRLDHLTGLGNRSYFDEAIGRAIEQHSREPHGLVLVLLDLDRFKQINDTWGHPVGDLVLSRFAQLLKGCIRSTDQAFRLGGDEFALLLQPAEPEAWRPVWLRLQHMLMTNKELSTFSVGCSLGAASWQSGVSVQALYEAADSHLYARKKAGKAGLAE; this comes from the coding sequence ATGGAAAACAGATCGTCACTCAATGGCTTTAGCCATGGCATCGAGCAGTGGGTTCGCCAGATGGAGCGGCTCACGCCCTTGCCCAGCGTAGAACGCAATCAGTTGCTGGAGCAGTTGCTGGGGCAGCACGAGCTCGGCGGCCTGCTGACAACTTTTGCCGATCGAGCGGCAAAAATTGTCAGGATCCACAGTCTCTATATGGACGGTAGCCACCCCCATGTACTGATCCAGCACCCGCCGATGGCCACCCTCAACCTGCACAGCTACCTGTTCGAGCTGCGCGGCCAGCATGAGCAGCTGCTCGGCCAACTCCACTACGAGCTGGAACACCCGCTGAGCGGCAGCCAGCAGCGAGTGCTGCTGCAGTACCATCAGCTGCTCAGCCTGTTGCTGCCCCTCTACATGCGGCTGGAAAAACTGGATCAGCAGGTGCGCCTCGATCACCTGACCGGCCTTGGCAACCGCTCCTATTTTGACGAAGCCATTGGCCGCGCCATCGAGCAGCACAGCCGCGAGCCCCATGGTCTGGTGCTGGTGCTGCTGGATCTCGACCGCTTCAAGCAGATCAACGACACCTGGGGCCACCCGGTCGGGGATCTGGTGCTGAGCCGCTTCGCCCAGCTGCTCAAGGGGTGCATCCGCAGTACGGATCAGGCCTTCCGGCTCGGGGGGGATGAGTTCGCCCTGCTGCTGCAACCGGCCGAACCCGAAGCCTGGCGTCCGGTCTGGCTGCGCCTGCAGCACATGCTGATGACCAACAAGGAGCTCAGCACCTTCTCGGTCGGTTGCAGTCTGGGGGCCGCCAGCTGGCAATCAGGCGTCAGTGTTCAAGCTCTTTACGAGGCGGCAGACAGCCACCTCTACGCCCGCAAAAAAGCCGGCAAAGCCGGCCTCGCGGAATAA
- a CDS encoding monovalent cation:proton antiporter family protein gives MYTDLLILLFAAVLLVAIFRRFGLPVILAYLIAGVLLGPHGLAVITGQSIMQTIAELGIVFLMFSLGLEFSLPKLLAMRYLVLGVGGLQVLLTSLLFFWFGWHLGLSLAQALVVGGTLALSSTAVVIKQLGEQKQLHTRRAQLGVSVLLFQDLAVVPLLVMIPILAEPQVQGSALAAEIAWAILKGLFALLSLLAVGKWLLPLLFHEVARARSDELFVLSALLVALLAAFMTYSLGLSMALGAFLAGMMLGESHYRHQLEVDIKPFRDVLMGLFFITIGMNMDWVLVAQAWWQVLLCVVALVLCKSLLVLLAGRLMGERKRDSMAAGIMLSQVGEFGFVLLALALHHGLLDPQLVSRLIGIGIISIAMTPWLVTQAHSLARSLTDPTLLTRSEVAQSGLSKSQHVIIAGFGRAGQTCARFLKLEEIPFLALDLDPERVSEAKQAGEQVAFGDASRRDILLAAGLLRARLVIITFDDRKRVEAMLALIRELAGELKVLVRTRDDSFLEQYKQAGAFEVIPESQEGALMLVSHLLVNCDIPLGRVIRRMEHERSSQYRFLHGFYWGDQSANNLEADQLLERLHPLMLHDQAWAVGREVRELPLDEVRIKEVQRGDQMLEPRDELTLQAGDRLILFGTAVAIEQAEQRLLEGR, from the coding sequence TTGTACACAGACCTGCTGATCCTGCTCTTCGCCGCCGTCCTGCTGGTGGCAATTTTCCGACGTTTCGGCTTGCCGGTGATCCTCGCCTACCTGATTGCCGGCGTACTTCTGGGCCCGCACGGGCTGGCGGTGATCACCGGCCAGTCGATCATGCAGACCATCGCAGAGCTCGGGATCGTCTTTCTGATGTTCTCGCTGGGGCTGGAGTTCTCCCTCCCCAAGCTGCTGGCGATGCGCTATCTGGTGTTGGGGGTTGGCGGCTTGCAGGTGCTGCTCACCTCACTGCTCTTCTTCTGGTTTGGCTGGCATCTGGGGCTGAGTCTGGCGCAGGCGCTGGTGGTGGGGGGCACGCTGGCGCTCTCCTCGACGGCGGTGGTGATCAAGCAGCTGGGCGAGCAGAAGCAGCTCCATACCCGTCGTGCCCAGTTGGGGGTGAGTGTGCTGCTGTTTCAGGATCTGGCGGTGGTGCCCCTGCTGGTGATGATCCCCATTCTGGCCGAGCCACAGGTGCAGGGCAGCGCGCTGGCTGCCGAGATTGCCTGGGCAATTCTCAAGGGGCTCTTCGCCCTGTTGAGCCTGCTGGCGGTGGGCAAGTGGCTGTTGCCGCTGCTGTTTCACGAGGTGGCGCGTGCCCGCTCCGACGAACTGTTCGTGCTGAGCGCCCTGCTGGTGGCGTTGCTGGCCGCTTTCATGACCTATTCGCTCGGTCTCTCGATGGCGCTGGGGGCCTTTCTGGCCGGCATGATGCTGGGGGAGTCCCACTATCGCCATCAGCTTGAGGTGGACATCAAGCCCTTTCGCGATGTGCTGATGGGACTCTTTTTCATCACCATCGGGATGAACATGGACTGGGTGCTGGTGGCACAGGCCTGGTGGCAGGTGTTGCTCTGCGTGGTGGCGCTGGTGCTCTGCAAATCCCTGCTGGTGTTGCTGGCCGGCCGGCTGATGGGAGAGCGCAAGCGCGACAGCATGGCGGCTGGCATCATGTTGAGTCAGGTGGGGGAATTCGGCTTTGTGCTGTTGGCGCTGGCACTTCACCACGGTCTGCTGGATCCGCAACTGGTCTCTCGGTTGATCGGCATCGGCATCATCTCCATTGCCATGACCCCCTGGCTGGTTACTCAGGCCCACTCACTGGCCCGCAGTCTGACCGATCCGACGCTGTTGACCCGCTCCGAAGTCGCCCAGTCGGGACTCAGCAAGAGCCAGCACGTCATCATCGCCGGGTTTGGCCGGGCGGGGCAGACCTGCGCCCGTTTTCTCAAGCTCGAGGAGATCCCGTTTCTGGCGCTCGACCTTGACCCGGAGCGGGTGAGTGAGGCCAAGCAGGCAGGGGAGCAGGTGGCCTTTGGCGATGCCAGCCGGCGCGACATCCTGCTGGCGGCCGGTCTGCTGCGGGCCCGGCTGGTGATCATCACCTTCGACGATCGCAAGCGGGTGGAGGCGATGCTGGCACTGATCCGCGAGCTGGCGGGGGAGCTCAAGGTGCTGGTACGCACCCGGGATGACAGCTTTCTCGAGCAGTACAAGCAGGCGGGGGCGTTTGAGGTGATCCCGGAGTCTCAGGAGGGAGCCCTGATGCTGGTCTCCCATCTGCTGGTCAATTGCGATATCCCCCTCGGGCGGGTGATCCGGCGCATGGAGCATGAGCGCAGCAGCCAGTACCGCTTTCTGCACGGCTTCTACTGGGGGGATCAGAGCGCCAACAATCTTGAGGCTGATCAGCTGCTGGAGCGCCTCCACCCATTGATGCTGCATGATCAGGCGTGGGCTGTGGGGCGCGAAGTGCGGGAGCTGCCGCTGGATGAGGTGAGGATCAAGGAGGTTCAGCGTGGCGATCAGATGCTGGAGCCTCGGGATGAGCTGACCCTGCAGGCAGGTGATCGGCTGATCCTGTTTGGTACCGCAGTTGCCATCGAGCAGGCGGAGCAGCGCCTGCTGGAGGGGCGCTGA
- a CDS encoding patatin-like phospholipase family protein codes for MARPNTALLLTGGGARAAYQIGALKAVAELYPRNLGIPFPILCGTSAGAINVTALACYASSFHLGVRKLEWVWRRFETHHIFDFHPGRLLWRLMYEGSAGLINPDTNHAFHLFDNAPLRRLLDQLIDYHRIDDNILYGSLEALAITASDYDDGLSTTFFQGRADHHPWERARRRGVRTLLTSDHLLASSALPFVFPATHIGDKFYGDGSIHQLSPLSPAIHLGAERILLITLDPPAHSAPTHHHGHLTSSNIASHLLDTVFTDTLNSDLERLWRINQTLDLIPERERNRLKLKRVETCVLKPSEDLDAIALAYLRKLPVQLRRLLRVLGVKGDETSSLASFLMFYPGYCQQLIKLGYRDTLKEQARVIDFLGIEPQPRERE; via the coding sequence ATGGCCAGACCCAATACAGCGTTGTTGCTCACCGGAGGCGGAGCGCGCGCCGCCTATCAGATCGGCGCTCTCAAAGCCGTGGCGGAGCTCTATCCGCGCAATCTCGGCATCCCCTTTCCCATTCTGTGCGGTACCTCGGCCGGGGCCATCAACGTCACCGCACTCGCCTGCTACGCCTCCAGCTTTCATCTGGGGGTGCGAAAGCTGGAGTGGGTCTGGCGCCGCTTCGAAACCCACCACATCTTCGATTTTCACCCGGGGCGCCTGCTGTGGCGACTGATGTACGAAGGCTCGGCCGGCCTCATCAATCCCGACACCAACCACGCCTTTCATCTGTTCGACAACGCGCCTTTGCGCCGCCTGCTGGATCAGCTCATCGACTATCACCGCATCGATGACAACATCCTCTACGGCAGTCTGGAGGCGCTCGCCATCACGGCATCCGACTACGACGATGGCCTCTCCACCACCTTTTTTCAGGGGCGAGCCGACCACCATCCCTGGGAACGAGCCAGACGGCGCGGGGTGCGCACCCTGCTCACCTCGGATCATCTGCTCGCCTCCTCGGCGCTCCCCTTTGTCTTTCCGGCCACCCATATCGGCGACAAGTTCTACGGCGACGGCTCCATCCATCAGCTGAGTCCGCTCAGCCCCGCCATCCATCTGGGAGCGGAGCGGATCCTGCTGATCACGCTCGATCCACCAGCCCACTCGGCACCGACTCACCACCACGGCCACCTCACCAGCTCCAATATCGCCAGCCATCTGCTCGATACCGTCTTTACCGACACCCTCAACTCCGATCTGGAGCGGCTTTGGCGCATCAACCAGACTCTGGACCTTATTCCGGAGCGGGAGCGCAATCGCCTCAAGCTGAAGCGGGTGGAGACCTGCGTGCTCAAGCCAAGCGAAGATCTCGATGCCATCGCGCTGGCCTATCTGCGCAAGCTGCCGGTGCAGTTGCGCCGCCTGTTGCGCGTGTTGGGGGTGAAGGGGGATGAGACCAGCAGTCTGGCCAGCTTTCTGATGTTTTATCCGGGCTACTGCCAGCAGCTGATCAAGCTGGGCTATCGGGACACCCTGAAGGAGCAGGCAAGGGTGATCGACTTTCTCGGCATCGAGCCTCAGCCGAGGGAGAGAGAGTAA